The stretch of DNA GACTGCTTCGGCCCGCTCGAGGTCGCCTACGACTTCGGCACGGTCACCCGCGAGCAGATCGAGGCCGGCCCGCGCAACATCTGGCGCTACAAGGCCCTGCTGCCGGTCCCCGAGGACATCGAGTCCAGCCCCAACACCGAGCCCGGCTTCACGCGCCTGCTCGAGGCCCGCAACCTCGCCGACGAGCTCGGCATCGCGCGGCTGTGGGTGAAGGACGACAGCACGAACCCCACCAACTCCTTCAAGGACCGCGTCGTCGCCTGTGCGCTGAGCGCCGCCACCGAGCTCGGCGCCAAGGTCTTCGCCTGCCCCTCGACCGGCAACCTGGCCAACGCCGTGGCCGCGGCGGGTGCCCGCGCCGGCATCCGCACGGTGGTCTTCATCCCGAGCAACCTCGAGACGCCGAAGCAGGTCAACTCGGCCGTCTTCACCGACAACCTGGTGGCCGTCGAGGGCAACTACGACGACGTCAACAAGCTCGCCAGCGAGATCGCCGGCGAGGAGGACGGCTGGGCGTTCGTCAACGTCAACGTGCGTCCGTTCTACGCGGAGGGCTCCAAGACGCTCGGCTACGAGATCGCCGAGCAGCTGGGCTGGCGCCTGCCCGACCAGATCGTCATCCCCGTGGCGTCGGGCTCGCAGCTCACGAAGGTGCACAAGGCGTTCCAGGAGCTGATCACGCTGGGGCTCGTCGAGGACAAGCCCTACAAGGTCTTCGGCGCCCAGGCCGAGGGCTGCAACCCGGTGGCCACGGCGTTCGCCGAGGGCCACGACGCGATCCGTCCGGTCAAGCCCGACACGATCGCGAAGTCGCTGGCCATCGGCAACCCCGCCGACGGCATCTACGTCCTCGACGTGACGCGCTCGACCGGCGGCGCCGTCGAGCAGGTCAGCGACGACGAGATCCGCGAGGCGATCGTGCTGCTCGCCCGCACCGAGGGCATCTTCACGGAGACGGCCGGCGGCACCACGCTCGCCACGCTCAAGAAGCTCGTGGCCACGGGCGCGCTCGACCCGGACCTCGAGACGGTCTTCATCAACACCGGTCACGGCCTGAAGACCCTCGACGCGGTGTCGGGCTCGGTCGGACCGGCCGCGACCATCGCCCCCACCTACGACGCGTTCGTGGCCTCCGGCCTCGCCTGAGCCCCGTCCGCCCAGCCCTCATCGAATCCAGGAGACCACTGTGTCCGTGTCCGTCCGCATCCCCACCATCCTGCGCAGCTACACCGGCGACTCCTCCTCGGTCTCGGCCGAGGGCGCCACGCTGACGGAGGTGCTCGACTCCCTCGAGTCGAACCACCCCGGCATCAAGGCGCGCATCGTCGACGAGGACGGCAAGCTGCGTCGCTTCGTCAACGTCTACGTCGCCGAGGAGGACGTCCGCTTCGCGCAGGGTCTGGACACGCCCGTGAAGGACGGCAGCCAGGTCAGCATCATCCCCGCCGTCGCTGGGGGCGCCTGACCCCGAGGGCGCCCCGCGCCCGAGCGGGTCAGGCGGGTCGAGTGGTGCGCGCCGGAGGCGCCTGGCTGTATCGAGACCTGGTGGGAGTCCAGACCTGGTCTGCCCTGAGGGCTGACACAGCACGGACGAGTAGTGCGCGCCGAAGGCGCCCCGCCTGGAGCCCGCGCACCCAGGGCGTGGCCGCGCGGGAGATCGAGACCTGGTGGGTGTGCAGACCCAGCCGCGCACGAGCCGTTGCCGGGTGGTCTCGATACGCCGGTCCGCGCTCCTTCGTCGCCGGACCGGCTACTCGACCAGCGGTGGTCGCTTGTCGTCATGGCTCCGTGGTCGGCGTCCAGCCGTTGCCGGGTGGTCTCGATACGCCTTCCCGCGCTCCTTCGTCGCCGGGACGGCTACTCGACCATCGGGATCGGCGGCGGGCTCAGCGGACGAACCGCGGCGTCAGCGGCGGGTTCCACCAGACGCCGTTGCTGGAGCGGACGGCGCCGAGGACGTGCAGCACGACGGCGACGACGATCACCAGCGGGTACAGGACGAAGCCGATGAGGACCAGCATCAGCAGGGCCGAGATCACGAGGTAGATCAGCGTCGTGATCTGGATGTTCAGGGAGTTGGCGGCCTGACGTCGCGCGAACTCGCCCTTGTCCTTGTACATGAGGTAGATGACGAGCGAGGCGACGAAGCCCAGCGTCCCGGCGCTCACCACGAGCGCGGCGGCGGGGATGGCGTGGACGACGACGCCGACGTTGCGCTCGGTCGTGTCGGGCGTCGCGGCGCTGCCGGACGTGGTGCAGAGGTTATCCTGGTCGTCGGGCCAGCCGGGGTACGCGCTCATGGGTCCTCTTCTCATGACGGGTGGTCTGCGTCCAGCCAAGCACGCCCGTCCTGGTCGCGCGACGTCTCCCGGGGTGGAGTCCGGGTCCCCCCAGGGGCACGGGGGTCCGAACCCTGGGGCGTCGGGGGATGTCCGGCGGGTGAACCGCACCCTTCTGCCGTTCGTCCGACGCGTATAGGCTCGGTGCCGGACCGGGCCGGTCCGGTGGTCGATCGCCGTCAGGTGGGAGTGCGTCATGGTGCAGGGCACCGTCAAGTGGTTCAACGCCGCGAAGGGCTACGGCTTCATCGAGGTGGAGGGCCAGGGCGACGTGTTCGTCCACTGGTCGCGCATCAAGTCCGACGGGTACAAGACGCTCGACGACGGCCAGTCCGTCGAGCTCGAGGTCGTCGACGGGCCGAAGGGCCGCGAGGCGCACGAGGTCGTCGGGCACTGATCCGGACGACGTCGGCGTGACCGTGGGGCGCGCCGTCGGGGCCCTCGCGGGCGGCTGTATCCGACACTTGCGGTGTCACATGGCCGCTGACATACTCCCGGAATGTTCCCCGCATCCCTCCGCGCCGCCGAGCCCTCCTCGGTCGGCGGGGCCGCCCTCGACCAGGTGCTCGGCCTCAGCGTCGGCGCCGCCGTCGTCACCGCGGTCCTCGTCTACGTCGCCTGGGCCCACCGCACCCACCGCATCGAGTGGTTCCAGCGTCTCGGCGACGCGCTGCACGCGCGCACCGGTGAGCCCGGCTGGGCGTCGATCCCGGCCCTGTTCGTCGCCAGCTCGCTCGTCGTGGCCCTCCTCGGCTTCCTCTGGGACGTCAGCCTGCACGCCGGGCGAGGTCGCGACGAGGGACCGCTCGCGAACCCCGCGCACTACCTGATCCTCTACGGGCTGTTCGCCCTCTTCGTCGCCGGCATGAGCGCGGTCGTGTTCCCGCGCGACGGCCAGAAGCCCGGCATCGCGTCGGTGCGGATCACCC from Aeromicrobium erythreum encodes:
- a CDS encoding cold shock domain-containing protein translates to MVQGTVKWFNAAKGYGFIEVEGQGDVFVHWSRIKSDGYKTLDDGQSVELEVVDGPKGREAHEVVGH
- a CDS encoding ubiquitin-like small modifier protein 1, coding for MSVSVRIPTILRSYTGDSSSVSAEGATLTEVLDSLESNHPGIKARIVDEDGKLRRFVNVYVAEEDVRFAQGLDTPVKDGSQVSIIPAVAGGA
- the thrC gene encoding threonine synthase; the encoded protein is MDVRGSLRDGAFGSATGLVCRECGATRELGPHYACHDCFGPLEVAYDFGTVTREQIEAGPRNIWRYKALLPVPEDIESSPNTEPGFTRLLEARNLADELGIARLWVKDDSTNPTNSFKDRVVACALSAATELGAKVFACPSTGNLANAVAAAGARAGIRTVVFIPSNLETPKQVNSAVFTDNLVAVEGNYDDVNKLASEIAGEEDGWAFVNVNVRPFYAEGSKTLGYEIAEQLGWRLPDQIVIPVASGSQLTKVHKAFQELITLGLVEDKPYKVFGAQAEGCNPVATAFAEGHDAIRPVKPDTIAKSLAIGNPADGIYVLDVTRSTGGAVEQVSDDEIREAIVLLARTEGIFTETAGGTTLATLKKLVATGALDPDLETVFINTGHGLKTLDAVSGSVGPAATIAPTYDAFVASGLA
- a CDS encoding DUF4870 domain-containing protein produces the protein MSAYPGWPDDQDNLCTTSGSAATPDTTERNVGVVVHAIPAAALVVSAGTLGFVASLVIYLMYKDKGEFARRQAANSLNIQITTLIYLVISALLMLVLIGFVLYPLVIVVAVVLHVLGAVRSSNGVWWNPPLTPRFVR